The DNA region tgctcAGATCTGACTGTAATGTGATTAATGTAAAGAATGCTGATCAAAAAGTCTCAAACTAAGGTGGCTTTGCATGATTTTACATGCACAGAATCTGACTAAAATGGAGCAAAACATGGAAATTTATGTGGGaatttaatcattcattcattattttcagCATTCCATAGTGGCATAGtggcatgttaaaaaaaaaaatttctgtggCAGCTTTTTTTTCACATGTTTATTTTCTGCATATTTGAACTATGTTGCATTAGGTCAGGAAACTAGTTTTGGCAATGCATACATGCTCAGTATGTCTTGGGGAAAGTAATGTAGCTATTTGTGAACAGTGTAATCCAAGAGGAAAAACGACAAGGTTAATAGGTGAAGCTATTATCTTGACTTCAAGTGAAACGCTTACAAAAGTCATTATGGGGTGCTCAAGAATAATTAACCTATTTTGACCCTTGCTATGCCAGAGTTTACagattattatgtttatttaatgcaaataCTTACAAAATGATTATGCGAGTTTCTTATATACggatgtttatgtttatgttaagCCTTACAATACTAACTTTATCATTGGAAATCATTACTGCTAACCCATTTATGACATTAAATATATAGTGTacttcaaaatgtacaaaaaaacaacaagcaTTAATGAAATTCATTagtttattgcatttaatgtttttgattatttaaatatgatcATTATTAAGAATATTGCTTGAATGTAACTTATCACTTGTTTCTATGTCATGGTCTTTCTTCCTCTGTTTTTGTCTTGGTTTCTGTATTGAAAAAGTCTCAGTTGGAAGCCATTCAGACGAATCATCTCCATGCAAACAACATGGTCCCTGTCCCTGTCCACCTAAAGGGCCGTGAGGAGAAGGAAATGCATTCACATCCTCGTGCCCGCCGTGTGTCTTCAGATGAAAACAGCCGACCCAAAGCGGGGGGACCTGAAAGTCACATCAGCACCATTCCAGAGCTCACTAAGTGCTTAGAGAAGAGGCTGCGTTTCAGTAACCAGAAGGTGATATCAAGGGACCAGATGATTTCATGTCACATACAGTAGGCCAAAAATGTCATTCTTAAAAATGTccaaatgcaatgcatttatttaaaacatccaACCAACGGGTCTGGTGCAAGGGTTAACCAGCTAAATTAAAGTTTGGGTTTAGGGTATTACATGACAACGGTGTAGCCTACAACAGAAGCTTTTCCTTTTAGTTTTGGATTCAAATGTATggctaaaatgcatttttttctttcttccactTGTCGTTGAAAAAGGTTCTGGGTAAATACCCCCTTAGCTCATCTCAAAGTTCACATCCAATTAAATGgaattgattttttaaataaaatactcaaGGCACTACTTTATGCCtaaaacattttcagtttcaATCATTTTGGGTTGATTGAGCAGATTTTGCCTGCCTGCATCAATTGCTTTAGTGTTTAGGCTACTTGATGTCCATAAACAGAAATGGTCTGGCTACTGTAGGCTGTTTAACATGAACAGATCTAAACGGTGCCTCGTGAGACCTCTTAAGAAAGCAGCGTTTTCAAGAAAAGAGTAAATCTGGAACTGAGAGTCTACAATCAAAAAGGGAAGGTGACAGAGGATGCTGAACCACAATGGCAAATAATGGCActcaaatgagtttttatgaTAGGCTGTAGGCCACCATCACTGGGTCTTCATGCAGCATGAGAAATCCTCTGAAGATGATCGTCGGTATCCACTTGAATTCCTCAAAGCGTGCAGTCCAGCAGAGCCGAAACACAATTTGCGTCTAATATCTCTTTCACCAGTGACATACAATTGTATGTTTTAACAACAGGTGGCAATCTAGATGCCAAAATTCCATTGTGAAGAACGGAAgaacacccaaaaatgaatgaattctgaagcctcatgtgacactgaagactggagtatggCTGCTTACAGTtcacctttgccatcacaggaatacatttaattctaaaatatattaaaatagaaaacagtaaaaatttagtaatatttcacaatataacttttttgagtttttgcagccttggtgagcaaaataaacttattttaaaatcatgaaaaataaaaacttgtatactgtatatactgtattagaCAAACTGCATCAATGCCATAATATTAACACTTCTGGATTATTTGTAGGGTGATGCAGAAAGCATATGTCTTATTTGCCATGAAGAACTACGGAATGGAAGGGGTGGCATCCTAGAACTTCACTGTGGCCATCATTTTCATAAAGAGGTAAACACTTTCTGGACCATTTCTCTCCTCTGTTACCTTCTAACAGTATCAAATTGTCAACTGAAGCAGCGGCTTAATGGATATAACAGTTTAGGCATCACACCAAGTAAACAACATTTCCATAATCAGTGCTTTTCCCACCTGGCATGCATGAAGTTTATCTGGTTAATTGCTGCTTTTGTGCCAGCTATGACACTGAATCTTCTGTCGTCTCTGATTATGTATTGGGTAGATAAAATGGCCAGAGCATGGCACACGTCCTCGTAGTGGGAGTTCTGCACCTGCTTGTGAGCGAAGAAAAGAGATACCGTTCTGCCCTGGACAGGAGGAATATCGCTTACCCCATCGCCAGTTCTCTTTACGTAGACAACGTTGATTGTTTTTAGTTTaacatacactctaaaaaataaaggttctttattggcttcAATGGTTCCATGCAGAACTTGTACCCGTTATGTGGAACTTTTCTATTGCAAAAAAGGTTCTTAATAGTGGAaaagggttctttagattattaaaattttactttttaaaagtaacctttTTAGATTTTTAAGTGTACTTTATGTATGAATAGTATACAGTAATCACTCAGTATATTATCAAAATACTTTTAATTGTCAGTTTTACTTTGTGGTCAGCTCCAGAAACAAAATGAACCACATCTCTTGTTTACAGGAAAGTTTAGTCTTTTCCCCCCTTTTGAAATCAAAAAAGCAAAGAGCAATAGTAATTACCAGCATCacctcccccccccccaccccaagccatttacattttttttttttaatattgctgTTTCAAATGGCATGTTTTAGTACTTTTTGTGCTTTTCCTATGGTAAGAATCATATAAACAATAATATGGTTATGATAGTCTAAAATCAAATTTTATGTAAATCAAAGTTAATGTGCATTGATCcgataaactgtttttattattcatggtCCTGTTGGATTAGAAAACCAAACTGTGAATACAAGATTTTTTGGGGGGCTTATTTTGGATTTAGAATTATGGATGCTGAAACTGTAAATATGACAAATCATCCTGACATCCTGAATTTGCATAAAATATGTTGGGAGTGGCAGTTATGAAGCTACAGTTTTTATGCATGCAGTTTCATGCATGCAGTAGTCAGatttaaattctatatatatatatataagtggtcGACTGATTCATTGGTTTTTCCGATTAATTGGTTACTACCCCCCTTGTTCAAATTGCTACCTGattgcctaatcctaaccccaACCCTACTCCTAACCCCTCCCACACACCTACTCCTTAACCTACCAATTCTAGGGGGGTAATAATTCGGCATGGGGtcgaaattgggcacaacaccggAACTATCggttatcggcaaaaatccatgccgatagttttcTGGGTTGCATCTGCTGCTGGAATTGCTAAGAAGGGTCCACTGGCATTATACAGTATGAGAACGGCCATTAGAGGTTGAAATTACTTACAGTACGTGTTGTTTATTTTGACACGTGACACTGCGTGCTGCACAGAGCGGGATACTCCAGATGCACATTTAAATCCAGCCAACAGAAAATCCTGCAGCAGAACATATGTATCTAtatgaatgtaattgtaatgcTATGGCCTTGTGTAGATATTTAAAGATGGCCATCTTTAAGCATGAAATTAAATGGtaatgcttaaagggttagttcgcccaattcgcaagattatgtcattaataacttaccctcatgttgttccaaacccgtaagacctccctttatttttggaacacagtttaagatattttagatttagtccgagcgCTCTCaatgagaagacaatgctgaataaagtcgtagtttttgctatttttggaccaaaatgtattttcgatgcttcaaaaaattctaacggaccctctgatgtcacatggactactttgatgatgtttttcttacctttctggacatggacagtataccgtacacacagcttcaatggagggactgagagctctcggactaaatctaaaatatcttatatatcttataaatatctaaaataccCTTTAACAATAAAAGTCCATTTGTTCCATTAATGAAAACTGTAGACGTATTGTTCCTTGTTAGAGtgtgttcatttcaacattcacTGTTACTAATAggctacatttttacattttaaagatccTTTTAACATTAGCAAACTTTGAAATAACTTTAATGATCagcataataaataattttaatatttgtattcatttacaaAGTATGGTTCAGTACTGTTACTGCTTTTCTTTAAAATTAGTAAAGCACTATTTTTTAATCTGTAGATTAATCAGCATtagccagtgtggtccaacctacagctacatttacatttagtcatttagcagacggtttTATACAAATGAGGGTgtttggaagcaatcaaaaacaacaaaagagcaatgatacagtatataagtgctataacaagtctcagttagcttaaacgcagtacacgtagcaaaggcttttaaataatataagaaataagaagaaaacagatagaatagaaaaagaaaagagcaagtGTTAGAGGTCTATTTTATATTAGGTAGCTATTGGTATCAATAAAATCcactatcggtcgacctctaatatatatatatatatatatatatatatatatatatatatatatatatatatatatatatatatatatatatatatatatatactaggtttttaatataataaacttAAATTCAAACAGATAGTGTGTTTTTTGATAAGCTGGAAGttctttaaaagcaaaataatgtTGCAATATGTTAAGCATGTGCAGATGTACAGTAATTTAACTTTTCTTTATTTCAGTGCATTGAGAAATGGCTTTGGCAGAAACAGTCATGTCCCATCTGTCGAGTTAATTTGACCATGCCTGAATGATCCCCTCTTCTGGTCATGTCCAGTTTCCCTGACAATGTCCATTTTCCATAATTGCATGATAATTTCCATGTCTTTTAGCCTGTGACCACTGACTTAATGTGTTTACTgtatatgttaataaaaacaacaacaaaacatcatCTCTGGGTGGAGGTAAGTGTGTCTTGCAGTCCAGCATGATTATATGGTCTTTTCCTTGCACACATAATATAGGTAAAGACCATCacggattacatgattacattacAT from Carassius auratus strain Wakin chromosome 6, ASM336829v1, whole genome shotgun sequence includes:
- the LOC113101305 gene encoding leukemia NUP98 fusion partner 1, with the translated sequence MDNDEDDDGNFTKWMSSYWGHGVGDEHTKDRKRSFKRPSRNKADRRASLPCMSQLEAIQTNHLHANNMVPVPVHLKGREEKEMHSHPRARRVSSDENSRPKAGGPESHISTIPELTKCLEKRLRFSNQKGDAESICLICHEELRNGRGGILELHCGHHFHKEIKWPEHGTRPRSGSSAPACERRKEIPFCPGQEEYRLPHRQFSLRRQR